The region GACGGCGTCGCGGTGCTGTGGTCGGAGCCCGGCGAGTCGCTCGCGGTCGTCATCGGCGGGTCGGGCGGCGGGGGCGGCTGCATCCCGCAGCCCAACGCCGCCGAGCTCGTCGACGAGGTCGTCACCGTCGCGTTCGACCCGCCCGACCCCGCGATGATGTGCACCGCCGACTTCACGCTCCACGGCTGGACGCTCGGCCTGCCGGAGCCCGTCGACGCCGAGGCGCCGCTCGACGTGCAGCTCACCGACCTGCAGGAGCAGCCGCTCGACGTGCAGGTGGGCCCCGACGACGTGCTCACGGAGCCCGCCGACCCCCAGCCCTCGCTCATCGACGACCCGCCTGGCGCGACCGCGCCGACGCCCATCCCCGAGGAGCAGCTGCCGGCGATGGACACGGTCATCCCGCCGGGCACGCTGCCGCAGGTCGCGGTCAAGTGGCTCGAGCCGGGCGCCTCGCTCGCCGTCATGACGATCGGCTCCGTCGTCGCCCCGGCCTGCAACGCGACGCCGGTCGGCGCGACGGTCACGGGCCCCGGCTCGATCGAGGTCGCGTTCGAGCTGCCGGACGGCGACATGGACTGCCCCGCCGACGGCGGGCTCTACGGCTGGGAGTTCCCGCTGCCGGAGCGGGTGCCCGCCGCGCTCGGCGTCGAGGTGACGGTCACCGGCACGATGCACGACGGCCGCGAGGCCGTCATCGCCCTCGCCCCGGAGGACGTGCTCGAGCAGCCGTGACCGGCGTGGCTCAGTCCCAGCTGCCGTAGGCGCGCAGCGTGTTCTCGGCCGTCTCGGCCGCGAGCTCGTCGACGTCGACGCCGAGCCGCTCGGCCATGGACCGCACGGTGAGCGGGGTCAGGTACGGGCTGTTCGGGCGCCCGCGGAAGGGCGCGGGCGTCAGGAACGGCGCATCCGTCTCGACGAGGATGCGGCTGCGGTCGGCCACCTCGAGCGCACCGTGCAGGTTCTTCGCGTTCGAGAACGTCACGGTGCCCGCGAACGAGAGGTACCAGCCGTGCTCGGCGGCGGTGCGCGCGAGCGCCGCATCGCCCGAGAAGCAGTGGAAGACGGTCGTCTCGGGCGCACCGACCCGGAGCAGCGTCTCGACGACCGCGTCGTGCGCGTCGCGGTCGTGGATCTGCAGCGCGATCCCGTGCCGCTTCGCGATCTCGATGTGCGCCTCGAACGACTCGTGCTGCGCGCGCCGGCCGTCCTCGCCCGTGCGGAAGAAGTCGAGCCCCGTCTCGCCGACCGCGCGCACGCGCGGCTCGGCCGCGAGCCGGTCGATCACCGCGAGCGCCTCGTCGAGCGTGCCGGCCTCGGCGTAGCCGGGCGCCTCGTTCGGGTGGAGGGCGACGGCCGCGAGCACGCGCCGATCCTGCGTCGCGAGCGCGGCCGACCACTCCGACGACTCGACGTCACCGCCCACCTGGATGACGCCAGCGACTCCGGCCCGGCCCGCCGCATCCAGCGCCTTCCAGTACGGGAAGTCGTCGCCGTCCTTGATCTCGAGGTGCGTGTGGTTGTCGTAGATCGGCACGCCGAGCGGCTCGGGCACGTCGGGCCGCGTCATGTCGCGCTTGCCGTCGTCGAAGCGCTCGCGGATGTACTCGCCGCCCGGCAGCACCGTCTCGCCGGGCGTCTCGGGCACGTCGAGGGGCGCGGTTCCGTCGTGGTCGGCAGGCATGCTCCCAAGCCTACGAGGGCTCGAGCAGAGCGAATGCTTGGTTCGCGTCCAGGCCGCGCGAGGGCTCGCTTGCGAACGTGGAGCACGACCGACCACGTTCAGGAGGACCCACCGGATGCGCTTCCGCCTCGCACTGCCCGTCATGATCGCAGCGAGCCTTGCCACTGCGGGGTGCACCATGAGCGGCCAGGGGGCCGCGAGCGAGAGCCCGGTCGGCTTCTCCGAGGCGTCGGATGCGTCGTCCTCGTCGAGCGCGCAGGACGCGTCCACGATCGCCGCCGAGGCGCTCGAAGCGGTCCGTGGCGCGGCGCCCGAGGAGCTCAACCCGGGCGAGCCCGGCGTGCCGCTCGAGAGCGGCGCGTCGGTCGACGACGTGCTGCGGCTCGGCGCGGTCGTCGTCTGGATCGAGGAGCCGAGCCTGTTCGCGGTGTCGCTGCCCGTCGCGGAGGACTGCTGGCCGGCCGCCGGCGACCCGGTGCCGAGCAGCGAGCGCTCCATCGTCGTCGCGTTCCTGCAGGACGATGCGTGCGCGATGCCGACCACGGCGCGCACCTACCGGCTCGAGGTGCCGACCGAGGTGGAGGCCGACGCCGGCCTCGACCTCTCGGTCGTCGGGTTCGAGGAGGAGTACGCGCTGCGCCTGCCCGCCTCGTAGCGCGTCAGCGGGCGAGCAGCGCGAGCGCCTCGTCGAGGCGCTCGAAGTCCTCGTCCATCCCGCCGTCGATGCCCGAGGCGACCATCGCGTCGCACGCCGCCTTCGACGCGTAGGTCGAGGTGATCTCGAGCGCGCTGCGGCCGCCCGGCAGCTCGCGGAACTCGAGCACCTCGAGCGTCGGCCTGCCCGGCTCCTGCTGGAACTCCCACGTGTGCACGATCCTGCCCGCGACGACCTCGTGGTAGGAGCCCCAGAAGCGCCACTCGCCGCCTGCCTCGCCCTCCCCCGTCTCCACCGTGTAGTCGAAGCGGCCGCCCGTGTGCGGCTCGAAGCGGTCGATGCGCAGCCGAGAGCCGCGCGGGCCCATCCACTGCGCGAAGAGCTCAGCCGTCGTGTGCGCGCGCTGCACCTGCTCGGGACTCGCATCGAACTCGCGCCGGTGCACCACCGACTGCTCGCCGACGCGCTCGTGGGTCGTCTCCGCCATGGCCGAGACCCTACGCCCCTCCCGCTCGCGGTGCCCTACTCGACGAGCGGGGGCGGGCTACGCCGCGGGCGCCGCCTGCTCGATGCGCGGGAAGAGCGGCGGCACCGTCGTCACGCGGCCCGTGCCCCGCCACTCGTGCGCCTGCCGGATCGGCTGCTCGAGCACGTCGCCCTCGCCGCCGACCGCCGCCCACAGCGCTTGCGCGCTCGCGGGCATGATCGGCGCGAGCAGGATCGCGGCGGCGCCGATGCCGTGCACGTTCGAGGCGAGCACCTCGGCGAGCCGGTCGCGCTGCGCCTCGTCCTTCGCGAGCACCCACGGCGCCTGCTCGGTGATGTAGCCGTTCAGCCGCTCGACGATCGCCATCGCCGCGTCGACCGCCTGGTCGATCGCGAAGCGGTCGATCGCGCTGTCGGCGCGACCCACCGCATCCGTCACGAGATCCCGGATGGCGTCATCCGGCGCGACGTCGGGCACGACGCCGTCGCAGTACTTGTGCACCATCGCGATGACGCGCGAGGCGAGGTTGCCGAGGCCGTTCGCGAGCTCGGAGTGGTAGCGGGCGTCGAGGTCCTCCCACGAGAAGGAGCCGTCGGAGCCGAACGCGATCGCCGACGAGAAGTAGTAGCGGAAGGCGTCGACGCCGAAGACGTCGGTGATCTGCCGCGGCTCGATGCCGGTCGCCTTCGACTTCGACATCTTCTCGCCGCCGACGAGCAGCCAGCCGTGGCCGAAGACGTGCTCCGAGATCGGCAGGCCCGCGGCCATCTGCATCGCGGGCCAGATGACGGCGTGGAAGCGCGCGATGTCCTTGCCGACGATGTGCACGGCGGGCCAGCGGCGCGCGAACTGCTCGTCGTCGACGCCGTAGCCGTTCGCGGTGATGTAGTTGAGGAGCGCCTCGAACCAGACGTAGACGACGTGGCTCTCGTCCCACGGCACCTTGATGCCCCAGTCGAAGGTGTTGCGGCTGATCGAGAGGTCGGTGAGGCCCTGCTTGACGAACTGCCGCACCTCGTTGCGCACGTGCTCGGGCTGCACGTAGTCGGGGCGCTCGTCGTAGAGCGCGAGCAGCCGGTCGCCGAACTCGCTGAGCTTGAAGAAGTAGTTCGCCTCGCGCACGACCTCGATCGGGCGGGAGTGGATGGCGCACACGAGCTGGCCCTCGAACTCGCCCGTGCCCGGCACGAGGTCGTTCGCGGTCTTGTACTCCTCGCAGCCGACGCAGTACTGCCCCTCGAACTCGCCGTGGTAGATGTACCCGGCGTCCTTGAGCCGCTCGAGGAAGATGCGCACGCCGGCCTTGTGGCGCTCCTCGGTCGTGCGGATGAAGTCGTCGTTCGCGATGTTGAGCAGCTCGAGCTGCGGCTTCCACGCGGTCTCGACGAGCCGGTCGGTCCACTCCTGCGGGCTCACGCCGTTCGCGGCCGCGGTGCGCATGATCTTCTGCCCGTGCTCGTCGGTGCCCGTGAGCATCCACGTGTCGTCGCCGCGCATGCGGTGCCAGCGGGCGAGGACGTCGGTGGCGACCTCGTTGTAGGCATGGCCGATGTGGGGTACGTCGTTGACGTAGTAGATCGGCGTCGTCACCGTGAAGCGCTCAGACATGGGGTCAAGTCTAGGAGCCGCCGGCTCCTCCGACCGCCGGTCGCGGGCGCTCAGGCGGGTGGATGCGCCAGGGCGGCCTGATACAGCGCGTTCCGCGGGTGCCCGGTCGCCTCCG is a window of Agrococcus sp. Marseille-Q4369 DNA encoding:
- a CDS encoding TatD family hydrolase; translation: MTRPDVPEPLGVPIYDNHTHLEIKDGDDFPYWKALDAAGRAGVAGVIQVGGDVESSEWSAALATQDRRVLAAVALHPNEAPGYAEAGTLDEALAVIDRLAAEPRVRAVGETGLDFFRTGEDGRRAQHESFEAHIEIAKRHGIALQIHDRDAHDAVVETLLRVGAPETTVFHCFSGDAALARTAAEHGWYLSFAGTVTFSNAKNLHGALEVADRSRILVETDAPFLTPAPFRGRPNSPYLTPLTVRSMAERLGVDVDELAAETAENTLRAYGSWD
- the metG gene encoding methionine--tRNA ligase; the encoded protein is MSERFTVTTPIYYVNDVPHIGHAYNEVATDVLARWHRMRGDDTWMLTGTDEHGQKIMRTAAANGVSPQEWTDRLVETAWKPQLELLNIANDDFIRTTEERHKAGVRIFLERLKDAGYIYHGEFEGQYCVGCEEYKTANDLVPGTGEFEGQLVCAIHSRPIEVVREANYFFKLSEFGDRLLALYDERPDYVQPEHVRNEVRQFVKQGLTDLSISRNTFDWGIKVPWDESHVVYVWFEALLNYITANGYGVDDEQFARRWPAVHIVGKDIARFHAVIWPAMQMAAGLPISEHVFGHGWLLVGGEKMSKSKATGIEPRQITDVFGVDAFRYYFSSAIAFGSDGSFSWEDLDARYHSELANGLGNLASRVIAMVHKYCDGVVPDVAPDDAIRDLVTDAVGRADSAIDRFAIDQAVDAAMAIVERLNGYITEQAPWVLAKDEAQRDRLAEVLASNVHGIGAAAILLAPIMPASAQALWAAVGGEGDVLEQPIRQAHEWRGTGRVTTVPPLFPRIEQAAPAA
- a CDS encoding SRPBCC domain-containing protein; the encoded protein is MAETTHERVGEQSVVHRREFDASPEQVQRAHTTAELFAQWMGPRGSRLRIDRFEPHTGGRFDYTVETGEGEAGGEWRFWGSYHEVVAGRIVHTWEFQQEPGRPTLEVLEFRELPGGRSALEITSTYASKAACDAMVASGIDGGMDEDFERLDEALALLAR